The following are from one region of the Desulfobacterales bacterium genome:
- a CDS encoding alpha/beta fold hydrolase yields the protein VIEMLSENVHVIAIDAPGHGKSLFYNITKKIVFFSDVGELIIDTLQKIGIEKFYLYGYSMGGRIAQNICINYSSRIKSLILESSSFGIFDEIERQKRYEMDLSLLKDVYSHSDFYNFLRKWHGLPMFASLNYSDIMYLISAKMENNLDELKQAIKILSCGNHPFFADLLKDINVPILYLYGEDDEKYTEIGIATNKIIPSIKIMQFNNASHNIHIQFPEKIVALINHEIHEIHEKR from the coding sequence TGTAATCGAAATGCTTTCAGAGAATGTTCATGTTATAGCAATAGATGCTCCAGGGCATGGCAAGTCCTTGTTTTATAATATCACAAAAAAAATAGTATTTTTTTCAGATGTTGGTGAACTTATAATTGATACATTGCAAAAGATTGGCATAGAAAAGTTTTATCTTTATGGATATTCAATGGGCGGAAGGATTGCCCAAAATATATGTATTAATTATTCATCACGAATAAAATCTTTAATTCTTGAGTCATCATCTTTTGGAATTTTTGACGAAATAGAGCGACAGAAAAGATATGAAATGGATTTAAGTCTTTTGAAGGACGTATATTCCCATAGCGATTTTTATAATTTTCTTAGGAAATGGCATGGTTTACCAATGTTTGCAAGTTTGAACTATTCTGATATTATGTATTTAATTAGCGCCAAAATGGAAAATAATTTAGACGAGCTTAAACAAGCCATAAAAATATTGAGTTGTGGAAATCATCCATTTTTTGCTGATCTTTTAAAAGATATTAACGTTCCAATCTTGTATTTGTACGGAGAAGATGATGAAAAATATACGGAAATAGGGATCGCTACTAATAAAATTATACCTTCTATAAAAATAATGCAATTTAATAATGCTTCTCACAATATACATATACAATTTCCAGAAAAA